One genomic region from Reichenbachiella ulvae encodes:
- a CDS encoding PKD domain-containing protein, which translates to MKTRNILKQKTWLLVIVMIVLNSCDPDDEKVGNPPVADAGTDLSASVGSTVSVDGSGSSDPDGDPLEYLWELTQMPEGSNASMSGATMAIATFEPDMEGVYVATLTVNDGNDNMDSDDLTITVTAAVGNPPVAVITDGAGDAFSDSNGNNVVSINQEVVLSGASSSDPDGDAITYEWALAEVPSGSAATISDIESANSSFTPDVEGIYTVSLTIDDGNGNTHTSTAEITAEVTPVIIDSDVTENTTWEDVYDDPSLPDYRVIASIDVDAELTVAAGVYVEVVDNRSITVTANGYLNAVGTSEDSIKFTSANIDGGIYWKGLLINSGHAMNELSFVEVSYAGDEAIDYLNSGWKTANIVVGTDGKLSISNSKVSNCKEGEGIYVGGTLGGFASNEFIDNASNAMAIPIDEIGMIDGDTDVQNNGGENYIRIYGSSLTANQGMSALKNEQSYLLDGDVELESELSIAAGVKMSFKQNVFLRVLADGSIIAEGSASAPIVMTSANIAGELHWGGLEIASSYATNKLDFVEVDYAGGEAIFYENSSWRTANIGVRNAGKIAITNSSISNSSGMGIYAGANSIIDFAANDFVDNVDHAIYMEFNEVGTVDANTTFTGNGVNGISVYASTMTDDQTMTALSGSAVYHVTGDIDVSSALNVSEGVNMEFEEDVLFTINNTGSIVAVGTETNMIVMTSANQAGNIRWAGLLLNSASSLNELTYTEVSYAGSDHALDYFDSSWRYANVGLNDAALKMNNCTIANSGNEGLIVGAGSSVNGLTNLDSGAETSVQAVNTFESNTSIDVLFIN; encoded by the coding sequence ATGAAAACACGAAACATTTTGAAACAGAAAACATGGCTGTTGGTGATAGTCATGATCGTATTGAATAGTTGTGATCCTGATGACGAGAAAGTAGGAAACCCTCCTGTGGCTGATGCAGGGACAGACCTTAGCGCCTCGGTTGGTAGCACTGTCTCCGTAGACGGTAGCGGGTCTTCTGATCCGGATGGTGATCCACTAGAATATTTATGGGAGCTAACTCAAATGCCAGAGGGAAGTAATGCCAGCATGTCTGGAGCTACTATGGCGATTGCTACATTTGAGCCTGACATGGAAGGGGTATATGTGGCTACCCTAACAGTAAATGATGGGAATGATAATATGGATTCGGATGATCTCACTATTACTGTGACTGCTGCAGTAGGCAATCCTCCGGTGGCGGTAATTACCGATGGGGCTGGAGATGCCTTCTCAGATTCTAATGGAAACAATGTAGTAAGTATCAATCAGGAGGTTGTATTGTCTGGAGCGAGTTCTTCAGATCCTGATGGAGATGCGATTACTTACGAGTGGGCTTTAGCTGAGGTTCCATCAGGTAGTGCAGCCACTATCTCAGATATAGAAAGTGCCAACTCATCCTTTACTCCGGATGTAGAGGGTATCTATACCGTTAGTTTGACCATAGATGACGGTAATGGAAATACGCATACGAGTACAGCTGAAATAACTGCCGAGGTAACTCCTGTCATCATAGATAGCGACGTAACCGAAAACACTACCTGGGAAGATGTTTATGATGATCCATCATTGCCTGATTACAGAGTGATTGCCAGTATCGATGTGGATGCCGAACTAACGGTGGCAGCTGGGGTATATGTAGAGGTTGTCGATAATAGGAGCATCACTGTCACTGCCAATGGATATTTGAATGCTGTAGGTACTTCTGAGGACAGTATTAAATTTACCAGTGCCAATATCGATGGCGGAATCTATTGGAAAGGGCTGTTGATCAATTCCGGACATGCCATGAATGAGTTGAGTTTTGTTGAAGTATCTTATGCCGGAGACGAGGCAATCGATTATTTGAACAGCGGATGGAAAACAGCCAATATTGTAGTGGGAACTGATGGTAAATTGAGCATTAGTAACAGTAAGGTGTCCAACTGCAAGGAGGGTGAAGGTATCTACGTAGGAGGAACTCTAGGAGGCTTTGCCAGCAATGAGTTTATAGATAATGCCAGCAATGCCATGGCAATTCCAATTGATGAAATAGGAATGATCGATGGCGATACGGATGTCCAAAACAATGGTGGAGAAAATTATATCAGAATTTATGGTTCCAGTCTAACCGCAAATCAAGGCATGTCAGCTTTGAAAAATGAACAAAGCTATTTGTTAGATGGAGATGTCGAACTGGAGAGCGAGCTGAGTATAGCGGCTGGCGTCAAAATGAGTTTTAAGCAAAATGTTTTCTTACGTGTCTTGGCAGATGGTTCTATTATCGCTGAGGGAAGTGCCAGCGCGCCGATAGTCATGACATCAGCCAATATAGCTGGAGAGTTGCATTGGGGTGGGTTAGAGATCGCTTCGTCCTATGCAACTAATAAATTGGACTTTGTAGAGGTGGATTATGCCGGTGGTGAAGCCATCTTTTATGAAAACAGTTCCTGGAGAACTGCCAATATTGGTGTTCGTAATGCAGGTAAGATAGCGATAACCAACTCTTCGATCAGTAATAGTTCGGGAATGGGGATCTATGCAGGAGCTAACTCAATTATTGATTTTGCTGCCAATGATTTTGTGGACAATGTAGATCATGCCATTTACATGGAGTTCAATGAAGTAGGAACTGTTGATGCTAATACGACTTTTACCGGCAATGGAGTCAATGGAATAAGTGTATATGCTTCGACTATGACCGATGACCAAACTATGACCGCATTATCTGGATCGGCAGTATATCATGTCACGGGTGATATTGATGTAAGTAGTGCTCTGAACGTCTCTGAAGGTGTAAATATGGAGTTTGAAGAGGACGTTTTATTTACTATCAACAATACGGGGTCTATAGTAGCAGTAGGTACCGAGACGAACATGATCGTGATGACTAGTGCCAACCAGGCAGGTAATATCAGGTGGGCAGGCTTGTTACTCAATTCAGCATCATCTTTGAATGAACTAACTTATACCGAGGTGTCGTATGCAGGTTCGGATCATGCTCTGGACTACTTTGATTCAAGTTGGAGATATGCCAATGTCGGTTTGAATGATGCAGCACTGAAAATGAACAATTGTACGATTGCCAATAGTGGTAACGAAGGGTTGATCGTTGGGGCTGGATCTTCGGTCAATGGTCTTACTAATTTGGATTCTGGTGCTGAGACAAGTGTTCAGGCAGTCAATACATTTGAGTCCAATACGAGCATTGATGTTCTGTTTATCAATTGA
- a CDS encoding carbon-nitrogen hydrolase family protein: MSTKTPDIENIELEYLSMDHYQELKAAMITAYSEVEDPYWEEHQIEALISKFPEGQVVIMINGHLAGCALSIIVDSNAFSDYHTYKEATQNYTFDTHTDEGDILYGIDIFIKQEFRGLRLGRRLYDYRKELCEKLNLKSITFGGRIPNYSKYADKLSPKQYIEKVKRKEINDPVLNFQISNDFHPSKILRGYLEGDEASNEFAVLLEWDNIYYEKPTKKVVPNKTVVRIGLIQWQMRPYKDMDDLMQQAEYFVDAVSGYRSDFALFPEFFNAPLMAENNHLSEPDAIRELAAHTEEVVSRFSELSISYNINIITGSMPEIKRGKLYNVGYLCKRDGSIERYEKIHVTPDEEKVWGMQGGNEIRAFDTDCGKVGILICYDTEFPELGRLLADEGMDILFVPFLTDTQNGYSRVRHCAQARAIENECYVAIAGSVGNLPNVHNMDIQFAQSMVFTPCDFAFPTNGVKAEATPNSEMILIADVDIGLLRELNQFGSVRNLKDRRKDLYQVWKKK, encoded by the coding sequence ATGAGCACAAAGACCCCTGATATTGAGAACATTGAGTTGGAGTATCTAAGTATGGATCACTACCAGGAACTGAAGGCAGCTATGATTACTGCCTATTCCGAAGTGGAGGACCCCTACTGGGAAGAGCATCAGATCGAGGCTTTGATTAGCAAGTTTCCTGAAGGGCAAGTAGTCATTATGATTAATGGACATTTGGCCGGCTGTGCTTTATCCATTATTGTAGATTCTAACGCATTTTCAGATTATCATACCTACAAAGAAGCAACTCAAAACTACACTTTTGATACTCATACCGATGAGGGAGATATTCTATACGGGATAGATATTTTCATTAAGCAGGAGTTTAGAGGCTTACGGTTAGGCAGAAGGCTTTATGACTACCGAAAGGAGCTTTGTGAAAAGTTGAACCTTAAGAGTATCACTTTCGGGGGTAGGATCCCCAATTACAGTAAGTATGCGGATAAACTGAGCCCGAAACAGTATATAGAAAAGGTGAAACGCAAGGAGATCAATGATCCTGTCTTGAATTTTCAAATTTCAAATGATTTCCATCCGTCCAAAATCTTACGTGGTTATCTGGAAGGGGATGAGGCTTCCAATGAATTTGCAGTGCTGCTAGAGTGGGACAATATTTACTATGAAAAGCCTACCAAGAAGGTAGTCCCCAATAAGACAGTAGTAAGGATAGGGTTGATCCAATGGCAAATGCGTCCCTACAAGGATATGGATGATTTGATGCAGCAGGCAGAATATTTTGTTGATGCTGTGTCGGGCTATCGCTCAGATTTTGCTTTGTTTCCTGAGTTTTTCAATGCACCATTGATGGCAGAGAACAACCATCTTTCTGAACCTGATGCGATTCGCGAATTGGCTGCCCATACCGAGGAAGTGGTTAGTCGTTTTTCGGAGTTATCCATTTCTTACAACATCAACATTATCACCGGTAGTATGCCGGAGATCAAGCGTGGCAAGCTTTACAATGTAGGCTACCTGTGTAAGCGAGACGGATCGATCGAACGCTATGAGAAGATACATGTGACGCCCGATGAAGAGAAAGTATGGGGTATGCAAGGCGGTAATGAGATTAGAGCCTTTGATACAGACTGTGGCAAAGTAGGAATTTTGATATGCTATGATACCGAGTTTCCAGAACTGGGCCGATTGTTAGCTGATGAGGGGATGGATATCCTATTTGTGCCGTTTCTGACGGATACCCAAAATGGTTATTCCAGGGTGAGGCATTGTGCTCAGGCACGTGCTATCGAAAACGAATGCTATGTAGCGATCGCTGGTAGTGTTGGGAATCTACCCAATGTTCATAATATGGATATTCAGTTTGCTCAGTCTATGGTTTTTACCCCTTGTGATTTTGCTTTCCCTACTAATGGCGTCAAAGCAGAAGCGACTCCAAATTCGGAAATGATTTTGATTGCGGATGTAGATATAGGCCTGCTCCGAGAGCTTAATCAATTCGGTAGTGTGAGAAACCTCAAAGACCGTAGAAAGGATCTCTATCAGGTTTGGAAAAAGAAGTGA
- a CDS encoding DUF6263 family protein produces MRKLTNLVLMMLFAISTLHAQKTDLSLKLKEGESYSQITESTVNIVQDMNGQKMNMTMIVSGSMTFKVKSISKEGFLMDAEYDSLAMTMKMPQGAMSYSSEKEGEVDLLSGVFAAMTHKPFEVLMAKTGKVKEVRNIESLWEDAIGQFEGLPEAQKEQIISQVSKSYGADALKGNLEMVTAIYPDKSVKEGESWTIETKLEAGMSANVTTEYTFAGVTSSYANIKGEATIVSVDSDEYIESNGMQVKNQMSGTMTSDIQVDLESGWIKEASVNQDLKGNTIIKENPQMPNGMTIPMTMSSEMVIRDQQVIMIK; encoded by the coding sequence ATGCGAAAATTAACCAACCTGGTCTTGATGATGCTATTTGCTATTAGTACTCTTCATGCCCAGAAAACCGACTTATCTCTTAAACTAAAAGAAGGAGAATCCTACAGCCAGATTACTGAGTCCACGGTCAATATCGTTCAGGATATGAATGGTCAAAAAATGAATATGACTATGATCGTGAGTGGTAGCATGACATTCAAAGTCAAAAGCATCAGTAAAGAGGGCTTTTTGATGGATGCAGAATATGATAGTTTGGCTATGACCATGAAGATGCCTCAAGGCGCCATGAGTTATAGCTCTGAAAAGGAAGGAGAGGTTGATCTTCTTTCAGGTGTTTTTGCAGCGATGACTCATAAGCCTTTTGAAGTGCTGATGGCCAAAACTGGAAAAGTAAAAGAGGTGCGTAATATAGAGTCGCTTTGGGAGGATGCAATTGGGCAATTCGAAGGATTACCAGAAGCACAAAAAGAGCAAATCATATCTCAGGTAAGCAAATCCTATGGAGCAGATGCCCTTAAAGGGAATCTAGAAATGGTAACGGCTATTTATCCAGATAAGTCTGTCAAGGAGGGTGAAAGTTGGACCATAGAAACCAAGTTGGAAGCAGGCATGTCTGCCAATGTTACTACTGAGTATACATTTGCTGGAGTTACTTCCTCTTATGCCAATATCAAAGGTGAGGCGACAATCGTCTCTGTTGATTCTGATGAATACATAGAATCTAATGGGATGCAAGTCAAGAATCAAATGTCGGGAACTATGACATCTGATATTCAGGTGGACCTGGAATCAGGCTGGATCAAGGAAGCCAGTGTAAATCAAGATTTGAAAGGAAATACGATCATCAAAGAAAACCCTCAGATGCCCAATGGCATGACCATACCTATGACTATGAGTAGCGAAATGGTGATTCGTGATCAGCAGGTGATCATGATCAAATAA
- a CDS encoding S8 family peptidase, giving the protein MKLITFIAAFILIPIFSFAQANKVEDLDTTYLNWYNQDYEATGVLGASVDYAYDYLEKEQLVSTTVVVAVIDGGVDIDHEDLKERIWVNEDEIADNGIDDDENGYIDDMHGWNFIGNADGENVKYENLEYTRLVRENDANNPLLPRAQEMYDNELEKRRKERESLDGFIQVVEKTFWIIKTKTGVEIKTAEDLKRVQSEDPQVLAAKKFLQGRFDAGFTMELLDQLVEQNRDYLDYHLNQNFRPREIVGDNPNDWKDRGYGNPDVKGPRADHGTSVAGVIAAVRDNEIGINGIASDVEIMVVRSTPKGDERDKDVALAIYYAVDNGADIINMSFGKEFSPQKQFVDEAVRYAEQKGVLLIHTAGNNGLNIDQEPRYPTDEFLEGGYASNWLNVGASTLELNKELVAQFSNYGAEDVDIFAPGVNILSTDTLNTYSLHDGTSLAAPVVSGVAALVLSYYPDLQPLELIDILLSSSFQFKKPKKVYLPNLEAEKPSKVKFDELSTSGGVVNAYLALKEAQKRNMEASLKGG; this is encoded by the coding sequence ATGAAACTAATCACATTTATTGCCGCATTTATTCTTATCCCCATTTTTTCATTTGCTCAAGCCAATAAGGTAGAGGATTTGGATACTACCTACCTCAACTGGTACAACCAAGATTATGAAGCCACAGGCGTGTTGGGGGCTAGTGTCGATTATGCTTATGATTATTTGGAAAAGGAGCAGCTGGTATCAACTACCGTAGTAGTGGCTGTGATTGATGGGGGAGTGGATATTGATCACGAGGATCTGAAGGAAAGAATTTGGGTCAATGAGGATGAAATTGCTGACAATGGAATCGATGATGATGAAAATGGATACATCGATGATATGCATGGCTGGAACTTCATTGGCAATGCAGATGGGGAAAATGTAAAATATGAAAACCTGGAGTATACACGTCTGGTCAGAGAGAATGATGCCAATAATCCTCTTCTCCCCAGGGCCCAGGAAATGTATGATAATGAGTTAGAGAAAAGAAGGAAGGAAAGAGAGAGCCTCGATGGTTTTATACAGGTGGTGGAAAAAACCTTTTGGATCATCAAAACTAAAACTGGCGTAGAAATAAAAACTGCTGAAGACCTAAAGCGAGTACAGTCAGAAGACCCACAAGTGCTGGCAGCCAAGAAATTTCTTCAGGGAAGGTTTGATGCGGGATTTACTATGGAACTTTTGGACCAGCTAGTCGAACAAAATAGAGATTATTTGGACTATCATTTGAATCAAAATTTTAGGCCTAGAGAGATAGTTGGTGATAATCCTAATGACTGGAAAGATCGTGGGTATGGCAACCCCGACGTGAAGGGTCCAAGAGCAGATCATGGTACTTCAGTAGCAGGAGTGATTGCTGCGGTCAGAGACAATGAAATTGGAATCAATGGGATAGCCAGCGATGTGGAAATCATGGTGGTGAGATCAACGCCTAAAGGAGATGAGAGAGACAAGGATGTCGCACTGGCGATCTACTATGCAGTAGACAATGGAGCAGATATCATTAACATGAGTTTTGGAAAGGAGTTTTCACCTCAGAAGCAATTTGTAGATGAGGCCGTGCGCTATGCAGAACAAAAAGGAGTACTACTTATTCATACCGCAGGTAACAATGGGTTAAATATTGATCAAGAGCCACGCTACCCAACGGATGAATTCCTAGAGGGTGGATATGCAAGCAATTGGTTAAATGTAGGGGCCAGTACTCTGGAGTTAAACAAGGAATTAGTTGCCCAGTTTTCTAATTACGGAGCGGAAGACGTGGATATTTTTGCACCAGGGGTTAACATACTCTCAACTGATACATTGAATACTTACAGCTTGCACGATGGTACGAGTTTAGCCGCTCCGGTTGTTAGCGGAGTAGCAGCATTGGTTTTGTCTTACTATCCAGATCTGCAACCTCTTGAGCTAATAGATATCTTGCTCAGTAGTTCTTTTCAATTCAAGAAACCTAAAAAGGTTTATCTTCCGAATCTTGAAGCAGAAAAACCCAGTAAAGTCAAATTCGATGAATTGTCTACTTCAGGAGGGGTCGTCAATGCCTATTTAGCATTGAAGGAAGCGCAAAAAAGAAATATGGAGGCCTCACTCAAAGGAGGTTGA
- a CDS encoding serine/threonine-protein kinase, giving the protein MEFTWTELERIYHTSLSLPEKQRKHFIEEECKDNESLKSSLLDMLEEGENADAFFDSLQSSIAEGLQNNQEPVFRSGDQIDKYLIQSLIGTGGMGEVYLAERNDGQFEQQVAIKCFTKTSFDATLLDRFRQEQQFLANLKHENIAQIYDGGVSKKGVPYIIMEYVNGTPIDQYHTTSERKALEIFLIVCDTIQHAHNQLILHLDIKPNNLLVSDRGVIKLLDFGVARRIDNHTASQQIMASPAYAAPEQLTQKPISVSTDIYQLGVLLHLLLVGDLPYDKETSTIHKQLKLAKGQLSHELQAIIGKCLKSSPEERYPSVNTLRSDLNKYLLGLPISTYSTDWRYKSAKYIKRNLGAVVLMSLLFISMIVGTSISLHQAHIAKTNEEKALEEKKKAERQAELANSTKNFVLKIFEEANPSNTKGDTTNIYDLLDKSYNNISSYQGSQEVKAEMYAVIASSYRSLDDFDRSEIALEKALNIFDSLDTKGNQSVITLLDNLALYHRDNGDYDKAAKIYKRLFSTFESLDLKKDSVYTSYLRNIAYIQKTRGLLDSAYSLINKTVDLESQILQDTISILYAETLYIKGSIEKDLKNYSAAIKTLSSALEIVAKTEGKIHPGYASILNNLAILYQRIDQFDRAIQAYEEKLSIDAKLYGDQSSKYAVGLDNYAMLLYKLDNFDKSLAYSRQANQVYRHVFGNRANYKYGISLVNTGQTYSSIGHLDSADYYLNEGLKMLNETNAPKKYISNAYLKKAYNEQRKKDTIKAFQYYDKCKQIREELGIDTSNIDSLKNLLLAKK; this is encoded by the coding sequence ATGGAATTCACCTGGACCGAACTCGAAAGAATCTATCATACATCCCTCTCCCTACCAGAAAAACAAAGAAAACACTTCATTGAAGAGGAATGCAAAGACAATGAATCACTTAAATCTTCACTTCTGGATATGCTGGAAGAAGGAGAAAATGCGGATGCTTTCTTTGATAGTTTACAAAGTAGTATTGCAGAAGGCCTGCAGAATAATCAAGAACCTGTTTTTCGATCAGGTGATCAAATAGACAAGTATCTCATACAATCCTTAATCGGCACTGGAGGCATGGGCGAGGTATACCTGGCCGAAAGAAACGATGGTCAATTCGAGCAACAAGTCGCCATCAAGTGCTTCACCAAAACTTCATTTGATGCCACGCTACTGGACCGGTTCCGTCAGGAGCAACAATTTCTGGCTAACTTAAAACATGAAAACATTGCTCAAATCTACGATGGGGGCGTGAGTAAAAAGGGTGTGCCCTATATTATCATGGAATATGTCAATGGCACTCCCATTGATCAATACCACACGACCAGTGAGAGAAAAGCTTTAGAAATATTCTTAATTGTATGTGACACCATCCAACATGCCCACAATCAGCTCATTCTTCATTTAGATATAAAGCCAAACAATTTGTTGGTATCCGACCGAGGAGTCATCAAACTATTGGACTTTGGAGTAGCCAGAAGAATTGACAATCATACAGCTAGCCAACAAATAATGGCTTCACCAGCTTATGCAGCTCCAGAACAGTTAACTCAAAAGCCAATTTCTGTCAGCACAGATATTTATCAACTAGGGGTGTTATTACACTTACTACTTGTTGGAGACCTGCCTTATGATAAAGAGACGTCTACCATTCACAAACAATTAAAGTTAGCAAAGGGACAGCTCAGCCACGAATTGCAAGCCATCATTGGCAAATGCTTGAAAAGCTCGCCTGAAGAACGATACCCTTCCGTGAATACTCTAAGGTCAGATCTCAATAAATATCTTTTGGGCCTGCCTATCTCCACCTACTCCACTGACTGGCGCTACAAAAGCGCCAAATACATCAAAAGAAATTTAGGGGCTGTTGTTCTTATGAGCTTGTTATTCATCTCCATGATTGTAGGCACGAGTATATCACTCCATCAAGCTCATATAGCAAAAACCAACGAAGAAAAAGCCTTGGAGGAAAAGAAAAAGGCTGAAAGACAAGCTGAACTGGCTAACTCCACAAAAAACTTTGTCTTGAAAATCTTCGAAGAAGCCAACCCCTCAAATACGAAAGGTGATACGACCAATATCTATGATCTACTGGACAAAAGCTATAACAATATCTCCTCCTATCAGGGCAGCCAGGAAGTCAAGGCAGAAATGTATGCGGTAATTGCTAGCTCATATCGATCACTTGATGATTTTGATCGATCTGAAATCGCATTAGAAAAAGCCCTGAATATCTTCGATTCCTTAGACACTAAAGGCAATCAATCGGTGATAACCCTTCTCGACAATCTGGCTCTCTACCACCGAGACAATGGAGACTATGACAAAGCAGCCAAAATATATAAGCGTTTGTTTAGCACATTTGAATCCTTAGACCTAAAGAAAGACAGTGTTTACACCTCCTACCTTCGAAATATCGCCTACATCCAAAAAACCAGAGGGCTATTAGATTCGGCCTATTCCTTGATTAACAAAACTGTAGATTTAGAAAGTCAAATCCTGCAAGACACCATTAGTATCTTATATGCTGAAACGCTTTATATAAAAGGTTCTATTGAAAAGGATTTGAAAAACTACTCAGCGGCTATCAAAACCTTGTCCAGCGCCCTTGAAATAGTGGCAAAAACGGAAGGAAAGATACACCCTGGATATGCCAGCATTCTGAACAACCTGGCCATATTATATCAAAGAATCGATCAATTTGACCGGGCCATTCAAGCTTATGAAGAAAAATTATCCATCGATGCAAAACTCTATGGAGATCAGAGTTCTAAATACGCTGTGGGTCTGGACAATTATGCCATGCTTCTATATAAACTGGATAATTTTGACAAATCCTTAGCATATAGTCGCCAGGCAAATCAGGTATATCGTCATGTGTTTGGCAACAGAGCCAACTATAAATATGGGATTTCACTAGTCAATACGGGGCAAACATATAGCTCGATTGGACATCTGGACTCTGCAGACTATTACCTAAATGAAGGCCTAAAAATGCTTAATGAAACCAATGCGCCCAAAAAATACATTTCCAATGCTTACTTAAAAAAAGCCTACAACGAACAAAGAAAGAAAGACACAATCAAAGCTTTTCAGTACTATGATAAGTGTAAGCAGATTAGAGAGGAACTGGGTATCGATACGAGTAATATAGACTCGTTGAAAAATTTGCTCCTAGCAAAAAAATAA
- a CDS encoding ECF-type sigma factor, with translation MIKQGEITQLLAEANQGNISAYNKVFPVIYTELRNIAHRIRFQFYGIQTLNTTAIVHEAYLKIVRNDTDWKSRSHFYGVAAKAMRQVLLNAARGKNTAKRGASSEHVCIDDWQEQIDLSEKCSKELILLDEVLKQLEQKDQRQVKIVECRFFANMSVDETADILNISPSTVKRNWQTTKAWLYSQMQHQT, from the coding sequence ATGATAAAGCAAGGAGAAATAACCCAGTTGTTGGCAGAAGCCAATCAAGGAAATATCAGTGCATACAATAAAGTGTTTCCTGTAATCTATACAGAGCTGAGAAATATAGCGCATCGTATAAGGTTTCAGTTCTATGGGATTCAGACCCTTAATACCACTGCCATTGTTCATGAGGCTTATCTCAAAATAGTTCGCAACGATACAGATTGGAAAAGCAGATCACACTTTTATGGAGTAGCAGCCAAGGCTATGCGCCAGGTACTGCTCAATGCAGCAAGAGGAAAGAACACAGCCAAAAGGGGTGCTTCTTCGGAGCATGTATGCATCGACGACTGGCAAGAACAAATCGATCTATCAGAAAAATGTTCCAAAGAATTGATATTGCTAGACGAAGTACTGAAACAACTAGAGCAAAAAGACCAAAGACAAGTCAAAATCGTAGAATGCCGCTTTTTCGCCAACATGAGTGTGGACGAAACCGCCGACATTCTTAATATTTCTCCCTCCACAGTCAAAAGAAACTGGCAAACCACCAAAGCTTGGCTATATAGCCAAATGCAACACCAAACATAA
- a CDS encoding amidohydrolase family protein, which yields MKSIGNILLVLCSLLSSLPTVAQEKLSDETLEFVTYQAGNYHLKNLTIIDGTGSEVKENHDILISGDLITRIGQDLKTPKGATVIDMTGKSAMPGMVMLHEHMFYPKSTPEKTYGVDQMSFSFPRLYLAGGATTIRTAGSIMPQSDINLKKAINQGKIPGPNMDVTSPHLDREGVSILELPTLETTQQFVDAVNFYADMGVTSFKVYNFITREDLKAIVETAHARGMKVTGHLCSITYREAADIGIDNLEHGFFTASDFIKDKETDQCAPFELHQSLLNLPVESKEMSSLIDHLVKKEVALTSTINVFEPYTDREVLPGGGLEALYSGSKEKVYNRWARKQGNDSLDYINFNKGKIWEKAFYNAGGLLVAGTDPTYDGRIVAGYANMRLLELFVEMGFTVPEAVKICTVNGAKYLEQESEIGSIEKGKKADLIIINGDLSQDIANIRKDKIVFKNGVGYNSPKLFDSAKGYVGIR from the coding sequence ATGAAATCCATTGGCAATATCCTACTAGTCCTTTGTTCCTTGCTTTCATCATTGCCTACTGTAGCGCAAGAAAAGCTCTCTGATGAAACCCTTGAATTTGTAACCTATCAAGCGGGGAACTATCACCTTAAGAATTTGACTATAATAGATGGAACCGGCTCTGAAGTAAAAGAAAATCATGACATACTAATCTCTGGAGATCTAATCACACGCATTGGGCAGGATTTAAAAACACCAAAAGGCGCCACAGTGATTGACATGACTGGCAAAAGTGCCATGCCTGGTATGGTGATGCTGCATGAGCATATGTTCTACCCAAAATCCACTCCAGAAAAAACGTATGGAGTGGACCAAATGAGCTTTTCCTTCCCTAGACTGTATCTGGCTGGTGGAGCTACCACAATACGAACTGCTGGAAGTATCATGCCTCAATCAGACATCAACCTGAAAAAGGCCATCAATCAGGGAAAAATTCCTGGCCCAAATATGGATGTGACTAGCCCTCATCTGGATCGAGAAGGAGTCTCAATCCTGGAGCTGCCTACTCTAGAAACAACTCAGCAGTTTGTCGATGCAGTCAATTTCTATGCAGACATGGGCGTCACTTCATTCAAAGTCTACAATTTCATAACAAGAGAGGACTTAAAAGCAATTGTAGAAACTGCACATGCAAGAGGAATGAAGGTAACAGGGCATCTATGTTCTATTACTTATCGTGAAGCTGCAGATATAGGGATAGACAATCTAGAGCATGGATTCTTTACAGCCAGCGACTTTATCAAAGACAAAGAGACAGACCAATGTGCACCTTTTGAATTGCACCAATCCCTCCTCAACCTACCGGTAGAATCTAAAGAAATGTCCTCTCTCATCGATCATCTCGTCAAAAAAGAAGTTGCATTAACCTCCACAATTAACGTTTTCGAGCCCTATACCGATAGAGAAGTGCTGCCAGGAGGTGGATTAGAAGCGCTCTACAGTGGCTCTAAAGAAAAGGTATACAATCGTTGGGCACGAAAGCAAGGCAACGATTCGCTGGACTATATCAATTTCAATAAAGGAAAAATATGGGAAAAAGCATTTTATAATGCTGGCGGGCTGTTAGTAGCGGGTACAGATCCTACCTATGACGGCCGCATCGTGGCTGGCTATGCCAACATGAGACTTCTTGAACTTTTTGTAGAAATGGGCTTTACAGTCCCTGAAGCAGTAAAAATATGCACAGTGAATGGAGCCAAATATTTAGAACAAGAAAGTGAAATAGGAAGTATCGAAAAAGGAAAGAAAGCCGATTTGATTATAATCAATGGAGACTTGAGTCAAGACATAGCCAATATCAGAAAAGATAAGATCGTGTTCAAAAATGGAGTGGGCTATAACTCTCCCAAACTCTTTGATTCAGCCAAAGGTTATGTAGGGATTAGATAA